A genomic segment from Capra hircus breed San Clemente chromosome 7, ASM170441v1, whole genome shotgun sequence encodes:
- the LOC102168535 gene encoding olfactory receptor 2AJ1-like, protein MERNNKTISTDFILLGLWPESSHLVILIYLILLVYCMAVMSNVVLILLIWLDLHLQSPMYFLLSHLSLIDLALISTSVPKMVTNFFSGERVISQVGCGTQIFFSLTLGIAECLLLTLMSYDRYIAICNPLRYSVIISHATCKKMVIVSWAGGAITSLVHTAYAMHFPICHPREILHFLCEVMALLKLTCEDISAYVKSVVVSSSLVVLIPLSLILASYTLIFLAVLHMNSSEGRSKALATCSSHLCVVSLYFGPAILVYMRPGSSKTPRLNQSLFMFNAILTPMLNPLIYSLRNKDVIEALKSRVINRFPLRKMKRHLHCYT, encoded by the coding sequence ATGGAGAGAAACAATAAGACTATATCCACAGATTTTATTCTCCTGGGGCTCTGGCCTGAGTCCAGCCACCTTGTGATCCTTATCTACCTTATCCTTTTGGTCTACTGTATGGCTGTTATGAGCAATGTTGTTCTCATTCTTCTCATCTGGCTAGATTTGCATCTCCAATCCCCCATGTACTTTCTGCTCAGCCACCTCTCCCTCATTGACTTGGCCTTGATTTCAACTTCTGTCCCCAAAATGGTCACAAACTTCTTCTCAGGGGAAAGAGTCATATCACAGGTAGGTTGTGGAACCCAGATCTTCTTCAGCTTAACCCTGGGAATTGCTGAGTGCCTCCTGCTAACTCTCATGTCTTATGACCGCTACATTGCCATCTGTAACCCACTTCGTTACTCAGTCATTATCAGCCATGCCACCTGCAAAAAGATGGTCATTGTGTCCTGGGCAGGGGGAGCAATAACTTCCTTGGTTCATACAGCCTATGCTATGCATTTTCCCATTTGTCACCCCCGAGAGATCCTGCATTTTTTGTGTGAGGTCATGGCCCTCTTGAAGCTCACTTGTGAGGACATTTCAGCCTATGTGAAGTCAGTGGTGGTCTCAAGCTCTCTGGTGGTCCTCATCCCTCTAAGTCTCATCCTGGCCTCCTACACCCTCATCTTTCTTGCTGTCCTCCACATGAACTCCTCTGAGGGCAGGAGCAAGGCTCTGGccacctgctcctcccaccttTGTGTGGTCAGCCTCTACTTTGGCCCTGCCATATTGGTCTACATGAGACCAGGGTCTTCTAAGACTCCCAGATTAAATCAATCTCTTTTTATGTTTAATGCCATCCTTACCCCTATGCTTAACCCACTCATCTATAGTCTGAGAAACAAGGATGTTATAGAAGCTTTGAAGAGTAGAGTCATCAATAGATTCCCCCTGAGGAAGATGAAAAGACATCTACATTGCTATACATGA